A genomic window from Diospyros lotus cultivar Yz01 chromosome 2, ASM1463336v1, whole genome shotgun sequence includes:
- the LOC127795894 gene encoding uncharacterized protein LOC127795894 has product MASIASPALFTTLPPTLNLKCTAASSRQLHHFRATAGGGLRLVPRIEVTKAVDQMRSRRRRCFKSTVSCSIAQPETLQIVQGTIAKQLSIDESTVAPQTKFADLGADSLDTVEIMMALEEKFGVSIGEEGAENISTVQEAADLIEKVKAAAAAA; this is encoded by the exons ATGGCTTCCATTGCCTCCCCAGCTCTGTTCACCACCCTCCCTCCGACTCTCAACCTCAAATGCACCGCCGCTTCAAGCAGACAACTCCACCACTTCCGGGCCACCGCC GGTGGTGGGCTAAGACTTGTGCCCAGGATTGAGGTCACAAAGGCTGTGGATCAAATGAGAAGCCGCCGCCGCCGTTGCTTTAAGAGCACTGTTTCTTGCTCCATC GCGCAGCCTGAAACTCTGCAGATTGTGCAGGGCACAATCGCCAAGCAACTCTCCATTGATGAAAGCACCGTCGCCCCCCAAACCAAGTTTGCCGATCTGGGTGCCGATTCTCTTGACACT GTTGAGATTATGATGGCATTGGAAGAGAAGTTTGGGGTGTCAATTGGAGAAGAGGGAGCAGAGAATATATCCACAGTTCAAGAAGCTGCTGACCTGATAGAGAAAGTGAAggcggctgctgctgctgcctaG
- the LOC127794849 gene encoding dormancy-associated protein homolog 4-like: protein MGFLHKLWDETLAGPTPDSGLGKLRKYDSFSATRSPPVIDINSPDDIPISRSITILRCHSSTSYRGSSAPFFADSSSVPSSPAGPTSPTSPFSPTGNSAREDFKRLLRRRSAREPLEDPRSLAISDWVVMNALDH, encoded by the exons ATGGGTTTCCTCCACAAGCTTTGGGACGAGACGCTCGCCGGCCCTACCCCCGACTCCGGCCTCGGAAAGCTTCGCAAGTATGACTCTTTCTCTGCCACCCGTTCTCCGCCGGTGATCGATATCAATAGCCCCGACGACATCCCCATCTCCCGCTCCATCACTATCCTCCGGTGCCACTCCTCCACCTCTTACCGCGGTTCCTCCGCCCCCTTCTTCGCCGACTCCAGCTCCGTCCCATCCTCCCCCGCCGGCCCCACCTCCCCTACCTCCCCATTTTCCC CCACGGGAAACTCGGCTCGAGAAGATTTCAAGAGGTTGCTAAGGAGAAGATCTGCAAGGGAACCGCTGGAAGATCCAAGAAGTCTGGCCATTTCCGACTg GGTAGTGATGAATGCCTTGGATCATTGA